The following proteins are co-located in the Pyrobaculum calidifontis JCM 11548 genome:
- the tmk gene encoding dTMP kinase, whose amino-acid sequence MFIAVEGIDGSGKTTVIAEVAKALPRVYVTREPSGGPIGRLLKEWALRGGTADPHVDALLFAADRVEHYKREIEPKLREGYIVITERYVESSIAYQGAAGVPIEYILYINSVVPRPHLTIILDVDPAEAIKRIKARERLEKFEDVEFLRRVREIYLTRARAEGYPVIDAGRPAGEVAKDVVAIIERAMASLRR is encoded by the coding sequence GTGTTCATCGCAGTAGAAGGGATAGACGGCAGTGGAAAAACGACGGTGATAGCGGAGGTGGCCAAGGCTCTGCCCCGTGTCTACGTCACGAGGGAGCCCAGCGGCGGGCCCATTGGGAGGTTGCTGAAGGAGTGGGCGCTGAGGGGGGGCACGGCGGATCCCCACGTCGATGCGCTACTCTTCGCAGCAGACCGAGTTGAGCACTACAAGAGGGAGATTGAGCCCAAGCTGAGGGAGGGGTATATAGTCATAACCGAGAGATATGTAGAATCCTCCATCGCGTACCAAGGGGCGGCGGGGGTGCCCATCGAGTATATACTGTACATAAACTCCGTAGTGCCCAGGCCCCACCTCACTATAATCCTCGACGTGGACCCGGCGGAGGCTATAAAGAGGATCAAGGCGAGGGAGAGACTTGAGAAATTTGAAGACGTGGAGTTCCTCAGACGCGTGCGAGAGATCTACCTTACGAGGGCCCGCGCAGAGGGCTACCCCGTGATAGACGCCGGGAGGCCGGCGGGCGAGGTGGCGAAAGACGTGGTGGCGATTATTGAGAGAGCTATGGCATCACTGCGGCGATAA